The sequence below is a genomic window from Silene latifolia isolate original U9 population chromosome 7, ASM4854445v1, whole genome shotgun sequence.
tagatgtatagagatgttaattatttaacatacaaaaatataataagtaggttataaataattcaagttagattccataatatataatattgcatactTCTTTCGatatgatttaatgcatatatgtaatatatttatgtaaatatataaaaaattgcatgcttaagtagtaaaagtaatgtCATCAGTaaaaaaaagaattgtagtaacattgaatAAAGTTATATGATAGTATGACTAATTCTACCGTCCTCCCGGAGGTCGGTACTCCTCACACACAAGTCATTATAATATTCCACTTGGGTGGAATGTGTTTGTGTGTGAGGAGTACCGTCCTCCGGGAGGACGGTAAAATTTttgtgatagtaatcactcatttaaatagtaaaagtaacaatattattaacgagattagtgagagtggtagaaacaacaacgggagtagtgaaataatcaatattaatgcggcaataatgaaagtaacaataattacggcgggaatagtgaaattataaatattaatgcgggattagtgacagtaacaataattacggcgggagtagtgaaagtaacaatgattacgggcaagtagtgaaatgttattgatattttttcattaataagagtaaaatattaatagcgggaatagtgaatttgtctcaaaatttatttcatcgtaattttaggatatgttataaaaaatatattaatgataaatttatgagttatgcaactttaagtaattttatttaatgagaaattttttttaatggaagtagaggtagcccgggcgaagccgggcaccaatactagttttaTTGAAAGCATATACCGTTGTGAGGAAGAAAATCTTCTTGGTACTACATATATTAACAATCATATGGATGAATGCTGCCTCACAATCAAGCACAAAAACCTAAAGTAAGTTAGACTTCCAAACAACTATTACCCTACCATTTGGATGTCTATTACTATTAGTAAGTATAGACCAATTATTACACAAATTATTATAAGTAGAACTACTAATACCAGACCCCACCTTTGTTTCCAACAACCCATTTTATTTTGGTTAAGAAaccattttatttaatttaatttagtaGGTACATTCATTCCTCTTATATTCCAAAAATCCAAATTATTCATTCTCAGATATCACTGGGTTAGTTAACTCTCCTGGCACCCTTAGTGAGTGAGGCATGTATCTATGCCTTCCTTTTTTACTTCTACAGTCTTTAAAGCAGTCTttaaaactttaataaaagatcTTCCTTGACTACTAGTACTAGGTCCAGTCTCAAAAAGTTGTCCTATCTTGTCTCATAATTCGAGTTATAGTCATGGCAGGATTAAAAATATTCTGTATTCCTGCTTGATTAACACCTTCCATATGGATATGAGTCTCCATAATAAAGGCATCTCTTTCGTATCCTTCTGCTTATCCATAGTAGGATTCTAGGAATCTGTTTGGCGTTGAGCTTCCAAATAAATTTAGTTTGTTTAGACATTTCTCTTTTCCTATATTGCTCTTGGACATGACCAATACTATTAGACCGAGTACATCTTATTGGTTTCCATTCATGTTCAAGCAAAACCGAATTTTCTATTTGTTGTTCCTCAAAGAAATGGATCCGCTCAGGAAATTTTTGACCAAATGAGACATCAACCATTACCATAGCACACCCTAACCCGTGTTTTATCAATAATAGTTCCATCACATTTAACAGACTTTCCAATTAATAAAGATACTTTTTCCAAACTATTGGCCTCCAAGAACTTCAGATCTATCCCCAAAAACCTAATCCAAATGGAAACCATTGAACTTTCTCCTTAATCGGCTTAGTCTCCGTTGCCAAAGGTTTAACAATGAGGGGTTTATTATCAAAGAGAATGACCAAGTTGGAGTCCCAAATCATGATATTCATTAGTAGGAAACTTAACTAGAAAAACCTTATTTGAGAGTTTATCAAAATTATATTTCCCCCAAATCCTCATAACATATCCATTTAGGGTTGCTCAAGGTAGATTATTGCCCTGAACATAACTGACAACCGTTGTCAACCTTTATTGAATCTCAGGTAGGACATCCTCAGCTGTAAGTTCAAGCAAGATTTAGAAGATAAAGTATGATTATGTTTCTTACCTAATAGTAATCCATTCATTCCATTAATATCTTCCTCCATCATCTATTGATCCTCCTCAACAATAGAATCAAGATTCAATTGGAAAATTCCCACCATCTCACTAACGTTACTTCTTCTATTAGAGATGATTATTTTTGAACCCTTGTTTCTTCAAAGAACTTACCATCCTCGTAATTTCCACCGCTCCATTCACCTGCATATCTATATCACTTTTACTAgaattactattgttattatcattggattgagatgaaaaaccattaTTCCTAACATTTCCCGTGATTTCTTTTTTCTTGTCATGGTGAAAAAAAAATCCTTTTCCTAGAAATCTAATTGATAGTGAATTAACTCCTCTATGTTAGGTAATATATTACAAATACTATAAATAGAAAGATTTTTGAGTCTCCTCTATTTATTTATGTTATGTAATAAACTATAAATAGAGAGATTTTAGAGACTCCTGAACACGAAACCCTAGATCTATAAATTCCTTCATTAGCCTAACTTTCCCTTTAATCAAACTCTAATCTTTTTTTTGTTCTAGCATTAATATAGTTTATTAATTAGCTTAATTCTTGTTTTCGCTTTCATTTGCTTCCAATCTGGTTTTAATTGGTTTAATCTCTTATTAAAGATGGTCATTTTTAATCTTAGGGTAATATTATGTGTGTAGTAATTAAGAAATTGTTGGGTGTTTTTGCCTTTAATATTGTGCATCCTACATGTTCGATGAATTGTTTGAGTAAAAAGTCGTGCTTTTCATTTTCATTGTATGTTTGTCTTATGTGCGAAAGCCAAGACTAATGAATAGACTGTATAAAATTGATAAGGTTGATTTAATAAGAGCAAAAGCCCGTTCAAATCACCCTAAGGAAACCCTTGCACCGAGAGGCCATGGCTAAACCTAAGTAACGCTTAACATCTACCCAAATACCATGACCTGAGTCATACCTTATCACATAAGTGATCGCGACAACCTTACTTTCTTCTTCATTGATTAGAATAATCCTTCTTTAGATTGCATTTGGTTATATAATCAATAGTTTATCTTTAATTTTTTCTTTATAGTTCATAACTTATATTTCAACCAAACTCTTTGTTAAACTAAACCAAACTTGATTTAATTTGTGTGGAAACCAACCACATCCTTGTAGTTTGACCTTGATTGATTTACTACAGGTTAAGTATTTGTTTGATTTGGTTTGACGACCATGACTCACATCAATAACGGTTGATAAACCAATCAATGTAACTATAAACCATCTATAGTGAATATTATGAAATTATTATCATAAACCGTCTCTCATAAAATTTGATGATATATATGGTACTTTTTGTAGAGTCGTGCCCTTCATATTTGTATTTATTTATGTCGTTTTTTCTTtatcaaaggaggaaagtgaattTGATATATTTTGGTCTCTAAGATGTTAAAGAACAAGCTAGAATAAATTAATAATGATATACATTTCTATATATGGAAAAATTATTTCTTGTTAAAATCTTATCGGTAAATTCAATCAATTAAATTTTGTTTTAACCCTAAATGTTTCGGGCAAATTtgattataatttataattttcaTATACTTTTCCTTTTTTATTCAATTCAGGTTCTACTAAAATTCAGTATCATCGGGTGATCCTTTATCACTAACCAAGAAACAAAgtattatgatgatgatttttATTGTTGCATTAGAATTATTGTAAGAAATCACCTTATTAAAATATTGGTATTGAACGCATTTCACCATTTTATCCTCCTCATTTATCATAATTATGACATTATGTATTATATATGAAAACTTATAGAATAAAATCACAAAAAGCATGTAGTGCAATGTACTACTCCAACCGGCCAATCACCAACCAAACCCTACCACTCAACCACCTCTCCCACTCATACCACCTTTTCCTCCCTCCGATgaacatcaccaccaccacctcttCTCACCACCGTGTCGCTGCTTACCCATGACCACAATCATCCAACCACTTTGTTGTAAGAAAGTAAGAAATCCATCAAAATCTGCCTTCTCCCAAACTTTGCCTCAATCCTTACAACACTATTATCCTGGATGACACCACCATCCCGACTCGCCAACCACCGTCATTACCACCTCACGTGATTGCCACAAGCCACAAAACTATATGAAACTTCAATTTACCAAGCCCCCAACTGCCTCTCCTCCTAGTTGCTATCACCCACGCCATCTTTAGCCTCGTCACCCCCTTCACCAATGCACCAAACCAAACCAAGCTATAAAAAAAccctaaaagaaaaaaaaaaaatcaaaagaaacaactgaaataaaaagaaataaattaataaCAACTAATTTGATTATTAATCTTTAATAACGAACCAAATACTTGTTTTACCATCAAATCATGATCtataatttaaaaaatatagtaATAAATTTATGATGTGTATTGGTTATGTTTTGAGAGGAATTAGAGTTAGGATTATTTAATATAAATAATCCGATCGAACTATaagttttttttgcaagaaaagcaaGCCATTTTATTCATCCATATAGGGAATAAAAGAGGCAAATCTTACAAAAATATAACCAATAATTTAGACGTAACTAAGAATTTAAATTCTCCATTATCTCATCCTCATATGTTGGGTGAGTTACAAATAGAAGTCTAACTCTTACTAAATGATGGATTTTCCGGATTATGTAGTCAGTAGTATTTTCCACATCACGAAAAATGCGAGAATTCCTTTCTTCCCAAAGGCTATAAACTGTTGCATTAAGGCATCCCATATACCATGAAGCTTTCCAATGCCTCTTCCTTCTCCTGCCAACTATCCAACGCAATTCAAATCTCATATCCATTGTTCTTGCAGGCACGTTCATCCATACCAGAATACCATTCCAAACCTCAGCAGCAAATGGACATCTAAAGAACAGATGCCTGTGTGTTTCACAAGCTGCTTTACATAGTATGCAGCGATTGATTATGCAGAGCCCTTTTTCATTTAGCTTATCAATTG
It includes:
- the LOC141590380 gene encoding uncharacterized protein LOC141590380, translating into MRIQWLGLRVSGRAVLPKHSFLMVLAMQRRLATIDKLNEKGLCIINRCILCKAACETHRHLFFRCPFAAEVWNGILVWMNVPARTMDMRFELRWIVGRRRKRHWKASWYMGCLNATVYSLWEERNSRIFRDVENTTDYIIRKIHHLVRVRLLFVTHPTYEDEIMENLNS